A genomic segment from Acyrthosiphon pisum isolate AL4f chromosome A3, pea_aphid_22Mar2018_4r6ur, whole genome shotgun sequence encodes:
- the LOC103310573 gene encoding uncharacterized protein LOC103310573 isoform X2, whose translation MASTFQKWNPAWKSTTCIMADKDFVERNVFKNKFTDEHTLICIFHCLRSMSREITTEKMNITLGNRTNNRLESTNQKITQVVTKHLRLDQLFQGLEMLMVTLRTERDHVAHECFTKTPSYFNDLTKNEKEIYHHLTTYAFNKVIKKFRLRDDVDIKIIDKNLQIVTIQSSEGILTTSIWKCSCSFDTSMNLPCHHIFKVQQMFTVELYNPHLSAERWTRQFYSKVCRVMPANVSQTLSNLDEVCTNENHVVSISMVKKDKKKIPNAHEKFRQAYIEAKRLASLTSEATGKKYEQRLNVLKHIAHLWESDINITTTNIDELNKINY comes from the exons ATGGCATCTACTTTTCAAAAATGGAATCCAGCATGGAAGAGTACAACGTGTATAATGGCGGATAAAGACTTTGTAGAAAGAAACgtgttcaaaaacaaatttactgaCGAACatactttaatttgtattttccaCTGTTTAAGATCAATGTCTAGAGAAATAACAacagaaaaaatgaatattacattag gtAATAGAACCAACAATAGGCTAGAAAGTACCAATCAAAAAATAACCCAGGTAGTAACAAAACATTTGAGACTGGATCAATTATTTCAAG GCCTAGAAATGTTGATGGTCACTCTTAGGACAGAAAGAGACCATGTGGCCCATGAATGTTTTACAAAAACTCCCAGTTATTTTAACGATCTaaccaaaaatgaaaaagaaatttatCACCATCTAACCACATATGcatttaataaagttataaaaaaattcagacTACGGGATGATGtggacataaaaataattgataaaaatttacaaatagttACCATTCAATCTAGTGAAGGGATTCTAACTACTTCTATATGGAAATGTAGTTGCTCGTTTGATACGAGTATGAATTTACCTTGTCATCACATTTTCAAAGTACAACAAATGTTTACAGTAGAATTGTACAACCCACATCTTAGTGCTGAAAGGTGGACAAGACAATTTTATTCTAAAGTATGTAGAGTAATGCCTGCAAATGTAAGTCAAACATTAAGTAATTTAGACGAGGTATGTACTAATGAAAACCATGTAGTCAGTATTTCAATGGTAAAAAAGGATAAGAAGAAAATACCAAATGCACATGAGAAATTTAGACAGGCTTATATAGAAGCCAAAAGATTAGCTTCACTGACATCAGAGGCTACAgggaaaaaatatgaacaacggttaaatgtattgaaacaTATTGCTCATTTATGGGAAagtgatataaatattacaactaCGAATATAG ATGAGTTAAACAagataaattattga
- the LOC100164640 gene encoding dehydrodolichyl diphosphate synthase complex subunit DHDDS-like: protein MTAITTNKWSWDNLIKNVLCLTHPDKSWTPDIFMTWTQRFFTQVLTYGEIPKHVAFIMDGSYGEKNCISAQESYAKGFDKLVETLQWCLHLGIKEVTVYAFSLHNFKRTREEIDALFEEVKTFLEERDRLNELGVCINFFGNIKKLPDDLVKLFAKSMLITKQNNKISLNVAFSYTGHDELTNAFKQISHGIKNNNLEESDLSVEILDSCMYTYPSPPPDLLIRTSGETRLSDFMLWQCSYSYIYFTSVLWSELTAWDFMIAIFMYQRNVRAFIRYKLPTKRLSSRAEQFVEKVQQNRLNILYTIA, encoded by the exons ATGACAGctattacaacaaataaatggAGTTgggataatttgataaaaa ATGTTCTGTGTCTCACACATCCGGATAAGTCTTGGACACCTGACATATTCATGACGTGGACGCAACGTTTTTTCACCCAAGTGCTAACTTATGGAGAGATACCAAAACATGTAGCGTTTATTATGGATGGAAGTTATGGcgagaaaaattgtatttctgcGCAAGAAAGCTATGCAAAAGG gttTGACAAATTAGTTGAAACATTACAATGGTGCTTACATTTGGGTATAAAAGAAGTTACCGTGTACGCATTCAGTTTACATAACTTTAAGCGAACCCGAGAAGAAATCGATGCATTGTTTGAggaagtaaaaacatttttagaagaaaG agaTAGGTTGAATGAACTAGgcgtatgtattaatttttttggcaacaTCAAAAAATTACCTGATGATTTGGTTAAATTATTCGCAAAATCAATgcttataacaaaacaaaacaataagaTATCATTAAATGTTGCATTTTCTTATACTG gacATGATGAATTAACAAATGCATTCAAACAAATATCtcatggtattaaaaataataatttggaagaATCAGATTTATCAGTGGAAATTTTAGATAGTTGCATGTACACTTATCCGTCCCCACCCCCTGATTTATTAATACGCACATCTGGTGAGACCAGACTGAGTGATTTTATGTTATGGCAG tgttCTTACagctacatttattttacatcagTCTTATGGTCAGAACTTACTGCGTGGGACTTTATGATCGCTATTTTCATGTACCAAAGAAATGTCAGAGCATTTATACgttataaattacctactaaaagATTGAGTTCAAGGGCTGAACAATTTGTTGAAAAAGTACAACAGAACCGGTTAAATATTCTTTATACCAttgcgtga
- the LOC100168731 gene encoding proteasome subunit beta type-6 (The RefSeq protein has 1 substitution compared to this genomic sequence): MSLLSHCGFQDGDIHDITKDEVTTGTTIIAAIYDGGVIIGADSRTTTGAYIANRVTDKLTKVCDNIYCCRSGSAADTQAITDIVAYYMDLTSIQMDEPPLVRAAANVFKNLIYENRHQLTAGVIVAGWDSRFGGQVYSINVSGTIVQQNISIGGSGSSYLYGFMDSQYKDGMTQQECENLVLNAISLAIKRDGSSGGVVRMGVINHTGQIQRKLTLGDQLPKFYDNIYEEKPVEVFGGDATMV; this comes from the exons ATGTCTCTCCTCAGTCATTGTGGATTTCAAGACGGCGACATTCATGATATCACAAAGGATGAAGTAACCACTGGt actaCCATCATAGCTGCTATTTATGACGGTGGTGTTATAATCGGAGCTGACTCTCGCACTACAACTGG AGCATATATTGCTAACCGAGTTACTGATAAATTAACAAAAGTATGTGACAATATTTACTGTTGCCGGTCAGGTTCGGCGGCCGATACTCAAGCCATCACTGACATAGTTGCATACTACATGGATTTAACAAg CATTCAAATGGATGAGCCGCCACTTGTCAGAGCAGCTGCCAATGTGTTTAAAAATCTGATTTATGAGAACAGACATCAACTGACCGCTGGGGTCATTGTAGCTGGATGGGACAGCAGATTTGGTGGacaa GTATATTCGATCAATGTAAGTGGTACAATTGTTCAACAAAACATTTCTATTGGTGGTTCTGGTAGTTCTTATTTGTATGGTTTTATGGATTCACAATATAAAGATGGAATGACCCAACAAGAATGTGAAAATCTTGTACTTAACG caATTTCATTGGCAATTAAGCGTGATGGTTCAAGTGGAGGTGTCGTGCGTATGGGAGTAATAAACCATACTGGTCAAATTCAAAGAAAATTGACACTTGGAGATCAACTCCcgaaattttatgataatatctaTGAAGAAAAACCAGTTGAAGTATCTGGAGGAGATGCTActatggtttaa
- the LOC103310573 gene encoding uncharacterized protein LOC103310573 isoform X1, which produces MFKVVDSNGQSEIVGFCLLTSEDSENVTNMASTFQKWNPAWKSTTCIMADKDFVERNVFKNKFTDEHTLICIFHCLRSMSREITTEKMNITLGNRTNNRLESTNQKITQVVTKHLRLDQLFQGLEMLMVTLRTERDHVAHECFTKTPSYFNDLTKNEKEIYHHLTTYAFNKVIKKFRLRDDVDIKIIDKNLQIVTIQSSEGILTTSIWKCSCSFDTSMNLPCHHIFKVQQMFTVELYNPHLSAERWTRQFYSKVCRVMPANVSQTLSNLDEVCTNENHVVSISMVKKDKKKIPNAHEKFRQAYIEAKRLASLTSEATGKKYEQRLNVLKHIAHLWESDINITTTNIDELNKINY; this is translated from the exons atgtttaaagttGTCGATTCAAATGGGCAAAGTGAAATTGTTGGATTTTGTCTTCTTACATCTGAAGACTCAGAAAATGTTACAAACATGGCATCTACTTTTCAAAAATGGAATCCAGCATGGAAGAGTACAACGTGTATAATGGCGGATAAAGACTTTGTAGAAAGAAACgtgttcaaaaacaaatttactgaCGAACatactttaatttgtattttccaCTGTTTAAGATCAATGTCTAGAGAAATAACAacagaaaaaatgaatattacattag gtAATAGAACCAACAATAGGCTAGAAAGTACCAATCAAAAAATAACCCAGGTAGTAACAAAACATTTGAGACTGGATCAATTATTTCAAG GCCTAGAAATGTTGATGGTCACTCTTAGGACAGAAAGAGACCATGTGGCCCATGAATGTTTTACAAAAACTCCCAGTTATTTTAACGATCTaaccaaaaatgaaaaagaaatttatCACCATCTAACCACATATGcatttaataaagttataaaaaaattcagacTACGGGATGATGtggacataaaaataattgataaaaatttacaaatagttACCATTCAATCTAGTGAAGGGATTCTAACTACTTCTATATGGAAATGTAGTTGCTCGTTTGATACGAGTATGAATTTACCTTGTCATCACATTTTCAAAGTACAACAAATGTTTACAGTAGAATTGTACAACCCACATCTTAGTGCTGAAAGGTGGACAAGACAATTTTATTCTAAAGTATGTAGAGTAATGCCTGCAAATGTAAGTCAAACATTAAGTAATTTAGACGAGGTATGTACTAATGAAAACCATGTAGTCAGTATTTCAATGGTAAAAAAGGATAAGAAGAAAATACCAAATGCACATGAGAAATTTAGACAGGCTTATATAGAAGCCAAAAGATTAGCTTCACTGACATCAGAGGCTACAgggaaaaaatatgaacaacggttaaatgtattgaaacaTATTGCTCATTTATGGGAAagtgatataaatattacaactaCGAATATAG ATGAGTTAAACAagataaattattga
- the LOC100159849 gene encoding co-chaperone protein daf-41: MTAQQTLIPPVIWAQRNDVVYVTICVEDSKNPDIKIEPEQIVFHSVAGLEQKVYDVTIPLYAAVEPENSKTTVGGRYIELVLKKPSTDTKYWPQLTKEKKKYHWLKVDFKKWKDESDSEDEAAAVGGGGLGGDGNIDDMLNMMGGGAGGPKFGGLGGGLGGDYNIPSDEDSDDEEMPELDDIESETTGKGKEKSEETLPSLEEVKPKTTA; this comes from the exons ATGACCGCTCAACA AACTTTAATTCCTCCTGTAATTTGGGCACAACGTAATGATGTTGTATATGTTACCATTTGTGTAGAAGATAGCAAAAATCcagatattaaaattgaacCTGAACAAATAGTTTTCCACAGTGTTGCTGGCTTGGAACAAAAAGTATATGATGTTACTATACCGTTATATGCGGCAGTAGAACCtgaa aatagCAAAACAACAGTTGGTGGTAGATACATTGAACTGGTTTTGAAAAAGCCATCTACTGACACAAAGTATTGGCCACAATTAACCAAAGAGAAAAAGAAATACCACTGGTTAAAAGTCGATTTTAAGAAATGGAAAGATGAAAGTGATTCAGAAGATGAAGCTGCAGCAGTAGGTGGTGGTGGATTGGGTGGAGATGGAAACATTGATGAC ATGCTCAATATGATGGGTGGAGGTGCTGGTGGCCCTAAGTTTGGGGGCTTAGGAGGAGGCCTGGGAggagactataatataccttcTGATGAGGATTCAGACGATGAAGAAATGCCTGAACTTGATGACATTGAAAGTGAAACTACG ggCAAAGGAAAAGAGAAGAGTGAAGAAACCCTGCCTAGCCTTGAAGAAGTAAAACCTAAAACAACTGCCTAA